The sequence below is a genomic window from Silene latifolia isolate original U9 population chromosome 7, ASM4854445v1, whole genome shotgun sequence.
ttcaataaatatTTGAAGAAGCTCTGATATTGTattcaaatcttcaatcctcaaatatttaagagttctcaccggatcccaacaatatatatatatatatatatatatatatatagaggccgaatccggtgaggccgttaattatggcgaggcggccggcctcaccaaattccttcattaaTCCTTCATTATATGGACTAACTTCCTATTATTCATTGGGCTTAAAATTTAGGGGTCACTCCAAATCTTTTCATTTAGCCCAAAATACTTTCTCTCACTAAAATATTATACCATATAATAGCCCAATCACAcaatatctctctaaaatataagaaacaaaatttttttcTGAAAATTTTCTTCATCAAGCAAACTCGTCGTTCAACGAAAATTCTTCAGCAAGTGAGCTCATCAATTTGTTCATCGATTGTTCGTggatttcatcaaaacaacattcaacaacgttgattaaagtaatttcagaagaaaaatcgaataattttcaggtaatttcataattttcatcaaAATTAAGTATATTCATACAATTTTGTCAATTCACTCATATATTGATGATATCAGGTtcgaatttgatcaaattgaacgattttgtaaataaaacgttcgaatttgaccaatattttgagcgatttcctttttctcaattgcTATGCTATGGAGATTGTTCGTGGATTTCGTATTACTTACTAAATTGTTTTTGACGGTTTTGCAGCTCTAATtgctatggagattgtagatatcacaatgactgatgataatagtgttattgaatcaggtatatcattttttatgtaattttgtaaaaatctcatgttttatgattcaATTTGCATTTGTCAAAATTTCTGCTCGATTATTATGCAATATATGGATCGATATTGTATCTCAGTTTTTTTCCAAGGTTTAGTTTATGAATTGAgttgattttgtgaatcttagaacctAATTGTGTGACTGTAAGAGTTGGTTGAATTGTTACTGTAAGAGTTATCAATTGAGTGGATTTTGTTGTTTGGTAAATCtcagaacttattttgtgaatctcagacctagtttagtgaatcttagagcttgttttgtgaaacttatcataagtggttagaatcaccttttctactcttttacttattttgtgaatctcgggcctagtttagtgaatcttagaccttattttgtgaatctcggaccttactcagtgaatcttagcaaatgatgatagtgtgataattaattaaaacataatattcagaaaacttaaaaatCTTGTAATTTTTCATCACGTAAAATTTCGCAGGTTCATGGCTTTCTAATTaactaaacaacaacattcaaaaataaaataaaatgaaaagctgaaaaattaagcaagatatgatatttgtttagtttatcaatCACCCCTATTTGTCCGAGGCAATGCACATAGAGCAATATTGATATAGCTATAGGTGCAAAAAGCATTCATCCGCATCGGCCGAGCGATCTTCCCGCATGTTTAGATGAATATGGGACTCTTCTACATACTGgagtgtagttaaaatattttgaatCAAGCCTTGATGCTACCCATAGAAAGGGCCCCTGAACTCGGGAATAGGTAGCCACCATTCGATCTAGTACGCCCAAATTGCTCAAACTTCTCCCGCAACTTAAAAGCCTTTTTTGCAGCCATTGTCATTTGTGCCAAATTGAATTAGTACTAATCCCATAAAATGACAAGTCCGCCTCGCACATAACAGGCACCAAAGACTCTATCTCATAACCTTGGCTCATTAAACAAACGCCAATTTAGAGAGGCCAGGACAAACATACTTCCCTTTTTATCCATATAACTGGAACATTCGCCAAAACACAAGTATAGGGaaatacaaataaatgagacattgtgtgcaatagggatttttgaaatgttttacgaGTAAGAGAGAAGAGACGTTATTGGTATATACTATTATGTTTCAGAAATTAGATATTTATAGGCCTGGTATTTGGCACAATCACAACAAATGATTGTTCACATTACCCATATATTAAATTTTTGATTGTTCAATTTCCTTTTCTTGGGAATGGAAGTGTtattaacaaatcaacaaaatatcCTCATACATACAGCCTGACCTTTTCTTAAAAGTGAATTCATAATCTTCACCaaaaaattttaaattatttgaactaataatctgatactttatttagtgaatctcggactttatttggtgaatctcagcctttatttagtgaatcttgggccttattttgtgaatctctgtTGTTAAACGTTACTAATGcagtttatttatttcttattgtgtgaatcagagaccctagtttgtgaaactagaaggttattttgtgaaatttaataactaatatatacaacctgggtaagatgaaaaactgaactaataatctgaaccaaaaagtgaacttgtgaatctcagtcattgtaattgtgaatcctagagctcttTTTGTGAACCCTTTAGAGGAATGAcctattcttctctcttccttgctcagataatatcctcagactttatttgtgaatcacagaccttatttagtgaatcttaaaccttgttttgtgaatgtgaGATGTGACTTTGTGAACCTTTTATCTTCTTAGTTATTGATTCAAATGTCAACAACAACTCACAGTGTAGTGTGACACCTCGTGTCGGTTGTGGTGAGGTTCCTTGCTCTAATGTTGATTCTCGTCAGGATGGTGAGGGTTCTACTGCTGTCTTAACAACCCCTACAAtgccaactatttccacacctactactttggtaacttacacaccgggtggcactgagcaatggataactaggattgaagagaagtttacacccgtgcttggcaaaacatttgtggacttagagtcagcaatgttgttctataaaatttatgctattgcttgtgggtttgaagcATGGAAGTCTTCAACTAAGAGGTTTAAAGATGGTACTATTCGAACAAAATGCATGGTTTGTCATCGTCAAGGTTTTAATAACAGGAAAAATCGTCCTCCAAAAGCTGATGCAAAAACAACAACTGTTGAAACTGGTGACAAAACAAAAGCTAGTGCAATAAGtgcaaatagaaaaacaaaaactGCTAAAACCAGTACGAAAAAGGGTGGAGTTGCAGGTGCAGGTGAAGCTGAGAGTTCCAATAAGCAAAGTGGTACAAGAATactaaaattaaaaggtggggtTGTGAAGCAATGATAAAATTCATGTACCATGAAAAGATGTACAAAATTGAACAATTccgtgagggtcacaatcacccagtgacgcctgtcaaaaatagggaatttgagaaacttgctcTTAATATAAATCAACTGAACGAATATCATAAGTAATCGATTATACAAAATTCGAGATTGAATGTCGgggctagtttaacatacaaaTTATGCAAGGAACAAGCAGAGGGTTTCGAAAATGTTGGAGCTACCCTTACGCAGTTCAAGAATTTCCAAAGGGAAGTAAAGTGTCTACTTAGTGGCAAGGATGGACATATGTTCATCTCTCGTTTAGAAACCCTCCGAGAAACAAAAGGGTTGGTATTTTCATATGAAACAGATGCTGACAGTGCCTTGACAAGAATTTTTTGGACAAATGCGGATTCCATCAGATGTTACGCATTGTTTGGTGATGCTATTTCATTCGATCCAACCTATGGAACGaacaaatataacatgaaattTGCACCTTTCACTGGCATTGACAATCACAAAAAATCAATAACATTTGGATGCGTGCTTTTAGATCATGAAGATGATGACTCGCTTATTTGGGCATTTCAGCAGTTCCTGAAAGCAATGAGTGTCAAAGAACCCAATTACATCATCAGTGACCAAGATGCCGGAATAATAAATGCAGTTCCAGGTGTGTTTGGAATTTCTTACTTTTGTGAAACTGgttatttatttggtgaatcttgaagtttaatttgtgaatcatagagcgtGTTTTGTGAAAGTTAGATCTTGATTTTTAaaacacaaagctaatattcttaaacttggtcataagttgttgaaattgcctattttgttatttctcttatcttgtgaatctgagaccttgttttgtgaatctcagaccttatcttgagaatctcagaccttattttgtgaatctcagaccttgttcagtgaatcttttggcttgttatgtgaaacttggttgtggtttaaaatcatctattttactcttaattttgtgaatctcaaaccttatcttgtgaatcttagaccttgttcagtgaatctttgggcttgttatatgaaacttggtcgtggtttaaaatcatctataagtctcttaattttgtgaatctcatattttattttgtgaaatgtcagaccttgttcagtgaatcttagggcttgttatttgaaacttggtcgtggtttaaaatcatctattttcctcttaattttgtgaatctcagacgttatgttgtgaatctcagaccttgttcagtgactctcagggcttgttatgtgaaacttggtcgtggtttaaaatcatctattttcctcttaattttgtgaatctcagaccttatcttgtgaatctcagactttgttcagtgaatctttgggcttgttatatgacacacaaagctaatattcttaaacttggtcataagttgttgaaattgcctatattgttatttctcttatcttgtgaatctgagaccttgttttgtgaatgttAGAGCTTGATTTGTGACAAAAGATCTCTGACAATAGATAATGTGGATTTTGTGACTTGCAGCCGTGTTCAAAAAAGCAAGACATCGTTTTTGCATGTGACACATTATGAAGAAAGTAACAGACAAGGTTGGGAGCACAATTTGCAAAGAGACTGATTTCTTAAGTCGTCTGAACAATGTTGTCTGGAGCGAGGACTTGGAGCCTGAGGAATTTGAAGAGAATTGGGCTAACGTCATTAGCGAGTTTTCGTTAGAAGAGAATAAATGGTTGACTGACAAGTTTGCGGAACGAGATCAGTggatacccgcttatttcaggaatgtgccgatgggcaacattttaaaaaccacacaaagatcagagagtttgaatagcttcttcaagagatttgaaaataaatatgggactcttgtagaattttggatgagatttgagagtgccatGGACCAACAAAGGCACAATCTAAAGCTTCTCGAAGCAAAGAGCCACAACTCAATGCCCGAAACCCTATTCGGGTCAAACTGGGAGGCCCATGCAGTGAAGGTCTATACACATGAAGTGTTCTTTGATTTCCAAAAGGAGGTTAAATTTTCGGTAAATGCGTGTAGTGTTTGTGGATACAACCCACCAGATCCAGTAACTAACTTTGAAGTTTCAATTGTTGAGGACGCGAACAAGCGAAAGAGATATGTAGTTGAGTACAATCGGAGAACAATGGATGTCCGTTGTGCATGTAAATTGTTTGAAAGGAAAGGTATCTTATGCAACCACATCATTTGGATTTGCtcgggaaagtttaaggaaattACTGAGAAATACATTTTGTGTAGGTGGAGTAAGAATGCACTCAGAAACCTggtttatgatttgaatggaAATCTACTGGAAAACAATGATCTTACGGGTAATAGTAAGTTTGAGATGTCTCGGGTGTGGTCTGAGATTTACGCAACTGTTGGTATGcttaaaagaaaagaagaagagtcagatatgagagagtttgccaagctaataaaagaattccgagagaagttggagccaaacccaaagcctttgcCCAAAGAACAAGAATTGGAGGCCCTTCACAACTGCAAGGCTCCAAAAGAAATCAAGATCTTACCACCTAAAGTCTCTAGAAACAAAGGTAGTGGTAAAAGGATGCTGAGCAGCAAAAATAAGGCAATTATGaaggcaaaaaaaccaaaaaggttgtgtgctaagtGTAAACGCATGTCACACCATGATAAAAGAAATTGTCCAAATGAGTTTGCAGAGCATCCTCCTGAGAATCAACTATGTATAATTCTACTCTTGTCTTTCCATTTTAGTGTTGCTTGAAAACACAACTACTATTGTCTACTAAttcttttttttctaaaaaaaagtatataataaaagtttgattcttcacatagggagacacatcggaagaagaggaagaagaggaagaggttgagaatgaagaatgatgtacggaggaagaagaggaagatcaTTGAAGAAGACAAGTTTTAAGCTCGTTTTATTTTTGTCAACGTTGTGAATCCTGAACCTTATTTTCTGAAACTGGAACGtaaaattatgaaacttggttctgaaccttgttcagtgaatctaagggcttgttttgtgaaacttggtcgtggtttaaaatcatctattttgctgttaaatttgtgaatctcagaccttattttgtgaatctcataccttatattgtgaatctcagaccttgttcagtgaatcttagggcttgttctgtgacacTTGGTCtcagaccttatattgtgaatctcagaccttgttcagtgaatcttagggcttgttctgtgaaacttggtcgtggtttaaaatcatctattttctTTGTTAAATTTGTGAATCTcgagaccttattttgtgaatctcgagaccttatcttgtgaatctcggacattgttcagtgaatcttagggcttgttcgtGACACTTGGTCTCggaccttatattgtgaatctcggaccttgttcggtgaatcttagggcttgtttgtgaaacttggtcgtggtttaaaataatctattttgctcttaattttgtgaatctcaaaccttatcttgtgaatctcataccttttGCTCAACTCATTGACAATGTCAATgtcaaacttggtcgtggtttaaaatcatctactttacaactatcaaaatatctttacaagagttgatgaaggcaacaatctttacaactatcaaatatctttacaagagttgaaATATCTTGCCTCGAACCATTTTTGCTCAActcaatgtcaatgtcaatgtcaaaTTAACTATtaaaatatctttacaagagttgatgtAGGCAACAATCTTTACAGGAGCCTCGACCCACTTTTGCATATTATGACTTCACGGACAATTGTCTTCCTTAATTAAACACCTATACAACCAAAAACAAGTACAATCGACTTATTTACGAAAAATTTGCCAAAGTTATGAAGAAatgaacttcacatcatttttaagacaatgaAGTGTACCTTTGTAGTATTTTTATCCCATCTAAGTAGTTCCAATACGACCGATTTTCGATATTGTGTCAAATTCTGCCAAGAGAAACATATATTAATGAAGTATATAGACAACGAACCTATCTTTATTTGGAGAATATCAAACCTTGTTTTTTGATTCTCAAACCTTGTTCAGGGAATCTCAGAGCTTGTTCaatgaatctcagaccttgctgattttaaaccacttataatgaccaagtttcaccaaaaaagctctgagattcactgcACAATGTCTGGGGTTCACAAGATAAGCCTTATTTTCGTATACTAATGAACTTACCTGAAAATATTCACTTTTGGTCCATAAACTATCATCATCCAAGGCACTCAACCACTTCAACAGAAAAACTCCACAATCATAACTAgacaaaaaaaaacagtaaatggctcaaaataataactattgatctgttaacaaaaggaaaaataTACATGCTTATAtaccttgttgtttgttgagggactttGAGATTGACATATTCgttcgtgtgcatgaactccaAAGATTTATATGACTCTGGCAAAATAGCTGAAACCtgatgtacctgaaaaagaaaaggcaataacaaaatcaaaatatattttggaatatacttttaaaagaaaaggcaataacaataatttgggggaaaaaaaatcatacaatctcttTGGCATGCTTGTTGTCAGGATCCACATTAACAGCCTCGCATGAGTCAACGATGAAATTTTTTCCATGCTTTATATCACAGACACAAGCCCACCAATGCTGCGGCTCTGTGTTACTATGGAAAGGGATAAAAACCTGAGATAGTAAATGTCCAAGATTCAATaaataaggtcaaggattcacaaaacaaggtcgaggattcacaaaacaaggtcacaaAACTAAGTTCAAGGAGTTCACAAAATAAactccaggattcacaaaacaaggtccaggattcatgaattatgttccaggattcacaaataagttcacaaaataaggtccaggattcacgaattatgttccaagattcacaaataagtccacaaaataaggtccaggattcacaaaacaaggtcgagGATTCATAAAACAAGGTCACAAACTAAGTTCAAGGAGTTCACAAAATAAactccaggattcacaaaacaaggtccaggattcacaaaacaaggtccaggattcacgaattatgttccaggattcacaaataagattcacaaaataaggtccaggattcacaaaataaggtccaggattcacaaaacaaggtccaggattcacaaaacaagatcaaggattcacaaaacaaggtcacaaACTAAGTTCAAGTAGttaacaaaataaggtccaggattcacaaaacaagatctaggattcacgaattatgttccaggattcacaaataagttcacaaaataaggtccaggattcacaaataagttcacaagataaggtccaggattcacaaaataaggtcaaggattcacaaaacaaggtcaaggattcacaaaacaaggtcacaaAACTAAGGTCAaagagttcacaaaataaggtccaggattcacaatacaaggtccaggattcacaaaacaagttccaggattcacgaaataaggtccaggattcacatataaggtccaggattcacaaatatctGACCTTGTCGATATGGCTACCAGCAGGTGGAGTGTAACTGTCCTTTATGTGTGTACCCCAAATTTCAGGGTTCTTTTCTCGATCAAGACTCTACAAGTCACAAGAAGGCAATTTTAGAAACAAAGCAACTTAAAGAATgtaaaatacttgaatatcaacatataaaggatttgagactgacaaatattgttgttggcaagtagatTAAATTTCTTCTACTGAATGTGCACTTAAttccaaatatatcaatgacctacaaaattaaatttgttaggaaacatacacatcgagtgacgtgaacaaaatgaaaacatgggaaggaaaaggaaaataatactcAGGGGTTACTTACCTCATCCATAATAAGACCTTTCGGTCCAAGACTACGCAAAGCTTCTCTTGTGACAtccatccacggagtggacaccataacgtcacttcattattgataaaattcaattagtaggtatatttattacaataaaaaaaatcagaaaatgaAAGCAAAAATATGACATTACTGTATATTTTTCTTTGCTTTCTTTCGAACAAAATGCATCAATTCATTGTCAGTGTATCGAGGCCATTCTAGTGCATCATTTTGTACTATTTCTCTGGATAGGTTCTCTTGATTGCACgccctcaactccttactggAAGATGGTTTATCGAGGCCGGAAACAATTGGTGTAGAAGGAGGATTATTGTTCCCTACCACAGGAGGAGGAGTAGAAGTTGCAGGAGTAGCTAGAACAGTGACAGTGGGGTGAGTGGGCTCATTGATGGAAGGGAAATCATCAATAGCACTGGAACTTGTTTGCATATCTCTTTCAGTTGTTCTCCTCTTTTTGTACTCAACGAACCGTTCTTGATTATGATGATCATCCGCTACCGCTGTGGGCTTAGAATGGTCAGGTTGTTCATCATTGATAGGAGAGGCATCATCACTAACGGGAGGGAAATCATCAGTAGCAGTAGTAT
It includes:
- the LOC141590200 gene encoding protein FAR1-RELATED SEQUENCE 1-like, encoding MDQQRHNLKLLEAKSHNSMPETLFGSNWEAHAVKVYTHEVFFDFQKEVKFSVNACSVCGYNPPDPVTNFEVSIVEDANKRKRYVVEYNRRTMDVRCACKLFERKGILCNHIIWICSGKFKEITEKYILCRWSKNALRNLVYDLNGNLLENNDLTGNSKFEMSRVWSEIYATVVLLENTTTIVY